In Capsicum annuum cultivar UCD-10X-F1 chromosome 11, UCD10Xv1.1, whole genome shotgun sequence, one genomic interval encodes:
- the LOC107848435 gene encoding putative pentatricopeptide repeat-containing protein At1g68930, with the protein MRFHIWKLEPAKFPPLNTMSHISNHYCSLLKLWCESQNHNKIKKLHCFIIKTITNPETFLLNNLINSYSKINNTSYAHNLFDQMPQRNQFSWNTILSVYSKSGNLARMLEVFNRMPNRDGVSWNLIISGYASRGLGMDGLKAYKLMLEDRGMSLNRITFSTMLILCSDNGWIRMSRQIHGQVVKWGFESYIFVGSPLVDMYAKAGFAYEAEKVFNELPERNVVMYNTMIMGFLRSGMVRESRSLFQDMPEKDSISWTTMITGLTQNGLDREALVLFRKMRLEGLAIDQFTFGSILTACGGLQAIEEGKQIHGYIVRTYHSENVFVGSALVDMYSKCRNIKYAETTFSRMPNKNIVSWTAMVVGYGQNGFSEEAVKAFCDMQRNGVEPDDFTLGSVISSCANLASLEEGAQFHGRALVSGLLSFITVSNALVTLYGKCGNIEESHRLFDEMSVKDKVSWTALVSGYAQFGKANETIDLFEKMLEHSLQPDGVTFVGVLSACSRAGLVEKGKIYFESMVKEHGVTPILDHYTCMIDLFSRSGRLVEAKDFIQKMPCTPDAIGWATLLSSCRTHGNMEIGKWAAESLLELDPENPASYVLLTSMYSVKGDWAEVARLRRAMRDRGVRKEPGCSWIKYKNRVHIFSADDKSSPFSDQIYAELEKLNAKMIDEGYVPDVTHVMHKVEESDKIKLLNHHSERLAIAFGLIFIPPGLPIRVVKNLRVCGDCHSATKIISKITQREILVRDAIRFHLFKDGKCSCGDFW; encoded by the coding sequence ATGCGGTTTCATATTTGGAAACTCGAACCCGCCAAATTCCCCCCTTTGAACACTATGTCTCATATTTCAAACCACTACTGTTCTCTACTCAAACTTTGGTGCGAATCCCAAAACCATAACAAAATCAAGAAGCTCCATTGCTTCATTATCAAGACTATAACAAATCCAGAAACATTCTTGCTAAACAATCTCATAAATTCATATagtaaaatcaacaacacaagtTATGCACACAACCTGTTTGATCAAATGCCTCAAAGAAACCAATTTTCATGGAACACAATTCTTTCGGTTTATTCGAAGTCCGGGAACCTTGCTAGAATGCTCGAGGTGTTTAATCGGATGCCAAACCGAGATGGGGTGTCTTGGAATTTGATTATTTCGGGGTATGCATCGCGGGGTTTGGGTATGGATGGTTTAAAGGCGTATAAGTTGATGTTAGAAGATAGGGGGATGAGTTTGAATAGGATAACTTTTTCGACGATGCTTATATTGTGTTCGGATAATGGTTGGATTCGAATGAGTAGGCAAATTCATGGACAGGTAGTGAAATGGGGATTTGAGTCTTATATTTTCGTTGGTAGTCCGTTGGTTGATATGTATGCGAAAGCGGGGTTTGCTTATGAGGCTGAAAAAGTTTTTAATGAGTTGCCTGAGAGGAATGTGGTCATGTATAATACGATGATTATGGGGTTTTTGAGGTCTGGGATGGTGAGAGAGTCGAGAAGTTTGTTTCAAGATATGCCTGAGAAGGATTCCATTTCTTGGACAACGATGATAACGGGGTTAACACAGAATGGTCTTGATAGAGAAGCGCTTGTGTTGTTTAGGAAAATGAGGTTAGAGGGGCTGGCTATTGACCAGTTCACGTTCGGGAGCATTTTGACTGCTTGTGGAGGACTCCAGGCTATCGAAGAAGGGAAGCAGATTCATGGTTATATAGTAAGAACCTATCACAGTGAGAATGTGTTTGTAGGTAGTGCGCTTGTTGACATGTATTCAAAGTGTAGAAACATCAAGTATGCCGAGACCACTTTTAGTAGAATGCCAAACAAAAATATTGTATCTTGGACTGCCATGGTTGTTGGATATGGACAGAATGGTTTTAGTGAAGAAGCCGTGAAGGCTTTCTGCGACATGCAAAGGAATGGGGTTGAGCCTGACGATTTTACTTTAGGAAGCGTGATAAGCTCATGTGCGAATTTGGCGAGCTTGGAAGAAGGAGCCCAGTTTCATGGTCGAGCATTAGTGTCAGGCTTGCTATCTTTCATTACTGTTTCTAATGCATTAGTGACCCTATATGGTAAGTGTGGTAACATAGAAGAATCTCACAGGCTTTTCGATGAGATGTCTGTTAAGGACAAGGTCTCTTGGACAGCATTAGTGTCAGGATATGCTCAATTTGGAAAAGCAAATGAAACAATTGATTTATTTGAGAAAATGCTGGAACATAGTCTTCAACCAGATGGAGTAACTTTTGTTGGGGTTCTATCAGCTTGCAGTAGGGCTGGACTTGTGGAAAAAggcaaaatttattttgaatcgATGGTGAAAGAACATGGAGTTACGCCTATTCTTGATCATTATACCTGCATGATTGATCTATTTAGCCGATCTGGGCGTTTAGTAGAAGCCAAAGATTTTATACAGAAAATGCCTTGCACCCCAGATGCAATAGGTTGGGCCACACTTTTGAGCTCATGTAGAACCCATGGCAACATGGAAATTGGCAAATGGGCAGCAGAGTCCCTTTTGGAACTTGATCCAGAAAATCCAGCCAGCTATGTCTTGCTCACAAGCATGTATTCTGTGAAAGGAGATTGGGCTGAAGTGGCTCGATTACGAAGGGCCATGAGAGATAGAGGTGTGAGGAAGGAGCCAGGATGTAGTTGGATCAAATATAAAAACAGAGTGCACATCTTCTCTGCTGATGACAAGTCAAGTCCATTTTCCGATCAAATATATGCAGAACTGGAGAAATTGAATGCTAAAATGATAGACGAGGGTTATGTACCGGACGTAACTCATGTCATGCACAAAGTTGAAGAGTCCGACAAAATAAAATTGCTTAACCACCACAGCGAGAGGCTCGCTATTGCCTTTGGCTTGATCTTTATCCCCCCTGGACTCCCCATAAGAGTGGTAAAAAACCTAAGGGTATGTGGTGATTGCCATAGTGCAACTAAAATCATTTCTAAGATCACCCAAAGAGAAATACTTGTAAGAGATGCCATTAGATTTCATTTATTTAAGGATGGAAAATGTTCTTGTGGAGATTTCTGGTGA
- the LOC124888770 gene encoding uncharacterized protein LOC124888770, with translation MASSSNSSGVTQPLIPIFTGESYEFWSIRRRTILKSQNLWDLVEIGFADPDEGDRLTSKKMLRRWSTTSKQAWSILQKEFPGDSKVIVVKLQSLQRDFETLMMKSGESIADFLSKAVAIVSKMRSYGEKVTDQTIVEKILRSLTLKFDHVVAGIEESKDLSVFFFDELMGSLQAHEARLNRSTEKNGEGIPASRGRGRTGFRSGRGHGYGRGRGRNDEHKQSNEQSNRKNGIQCHHCQRYGHIRADCWYKDQKINFAAGENEEENYLFACVDTDHKPSDLWFVDSGCSNHMTGTKSMFQEFDEKQRKKV, from the exons ATGGCAAGTAGCAGCAATTCCTCGGGTGTGACACAACCACTCATTCCCATCTTCACGGGAGAAAGTTACGAATTCTGGAGTATTCGTAGGAGAACTATACTCAAATCCCAAAATCTTTGGGACTTGGTAGAAATTGGATTTGCAGATCCCGACGAAGGAGATAGACTGACAAGCAAAAAGATGCTAAGGCGCTGGT CAACCACGTCAAAGCAGGCTTGGTCCATTCTGCAGAAGGAGTTTCCAGGTGATTCAAAGGTCATTGTGGTGAAACTTCAATCACTTCAGCGTGACTTTGAAACCTTGATGATGAAAAGTGGAGAATCTATTGCTGATTTTTTGTCCAAAGCAGTGGCAATTGTTAGCAAAATGCGATCCTATGGAGAGAAAGTTACTGACCAGACCATTGTGGAAAAGATACTGCGAAGCTTGACTCTAAAATTTGATCATGTAGTTGCTGGGATTGAAGAGTCTAAGGATCTTTCagtatttttctttgatgaattgaTGGGATCTCTTCAAGCTCATGAGGCGAGACTCAATCGATCTACTGAAAAGAATGGAGAAGGCATTCCAG CAAGCAGAGGCCGAGGAAGAACAGGATTCCGCAGTGGtcgtggtcatggttatggacgAGGCAGAGGAAGGAATGACGAGCACAAGCAGTCCAATGAGCAAAGTAACCGGAAAAATGGCATTCAATGTCATCATTGTCAGCGCTACGGGCATATAAGGGCTGACTGCTGGTATAAAGACCAGAAAATAAACTTTGCGGCAGGAGAAAATGAGGAAGAGAATTATCTCTTTGCTTGCGTTGATACAGATCATAAGCCAAGTGATTTATGGTTTGTAGATAGTGGTTGTTCAAATCATATGACGGGCACCAAATCTATGTTCCAAGAGTTTGATGAGAAGCAAAGGAAGAAGGTGTAA